One window of the Gloeomargarita sp. SKYB120 genome contains the following:
- a CDS encoding alpha/beta hydrolase, translating into MYKQNGVKADALKTATLRAAQQPGGVTFLRILREFPGTTIRLNLVRGLAVITEVNRYITQVNHALAVLNQEFLQQARRQSLPPNLPDLTQRGPVTWQVKDLTLTDTRRQRNPTRPPLSFPTAWGTVARVLPISLNIWHLMGWPSFYPNTLAVMLAACNRC; encoded by the coding sequence TTGTACAAACAGAACGGGGTGAAAGCCGATGCCCTGAAAACCGCTACGCTGCGGGCGGCTCAACAACCCGGCGGTGTAACTTTTTTGCGGATATTGCGGGAATTTCCAGGCACGACTATCCGGCTGAATCTGGTGCGCGGTTTAGCTGTTATCACCGAAGTCAATCGCTACATCACCCAAGTCAACCATGCCCTGGCCGTCTTGAACCAGGAATTTCTCCAGCAGGCTCGTCGCCAGTCCCTACCCCCCAATCTTCCCGATTTAACCCAGCGCGGTCCTGTCACTTGGCAGGTCAAAGACCTGACTCTAACCGACACCCGTCGCCAGCGCAACCCAACCCGCCCACCGTTGTCATTTCCCACGGCCTGGGGGACAGTCGCCAGAGTTTTGCCTATCTCGCTGAACATCTGGCATCTTATGGGTTGGCCGTCGTTTTACCCGAACACCCTGGCAGTGATGCTCGCCGCCTGCAACAGGTGTTAG
- a CDS encoding alpha/beta fold hydrolase: MGDSRQSFAYLAEHLASYGLAVVLPEHPGSDARRLQQVLDGQANEYIIPQELVDRPQDIRFVLDALADQPINRERVLVVGHSYGGYTALAVGGARLNLAHLSQVCAQVEQGVALNLSLLLQCPGRRLSNPPVQFRDERVVGVVAINPVGSDLFGPTGLAQVKVPTLIVAATQDVAAPALDEQILPLTWLGSPQRYLALIEGASHFSVLGQNTTGIPLPIDVVGPAPEVAQLYINVLTLAFAQVHLAQRSEFAPFLTAAYARRLTRNPLPLQLVSNPPVTPLQQALAP; this comes from the coding sequence CTGGGGGACAGTCGCCAGAGTTTTGCCTATCTCGCTGAACATCTGGCATCTTATGGGTTGGCCGTCGTTTTACCCGAACACCCTGGCAGTGATGCTCGCCGCCTGCAACAGGTGTTAGACGGTCAAGCGAACGAATACATCATTCCCCAGGAGTTGGTGGACCGGCCCCAAGACATCCGCTTTGTGCTGGACGCCCTTGCCGACCAACCCATTAACCGAGAGCGAGTCCTGGTGGTCGGACATTCCTACGGGGGCTACACAGCGCTGGCCGTGGGGGGTGCCCGGTTGAATCTAGCCCATTTATCCCAAGTGTGCGCCCAGGTAGAGCAGGGAGTGGCCCTGAATCTGTCGCTGTTACTGCAATGCCCAGGCCGGCGCTTGTCCAATCCTCCGGTGCAGTTTCGCGATGAACGGGTGGTGGGTGTCGTGGCAATTAACCCGGTCGGCAGCGACCTATTCGGTCCTACTGGTTTGGCCCAGGTGAAAGTCCCTACCCTCATCGTAGCTGCCACTCAAGACGTCGCTGCGCCAGCCTTGGATGAACAAATTTTGCCGTTGACCTGGCTCGGCAGCCCCCAGCGATATTTAGCCCTCATTGAAGGCGCCAGCCATTTTTCCGTGCTGGGACAGAATACAACCGGCATTCCCTTACCGATTGACGTGGTTGGTCCAGCGCCGGAAGTTGCCCAGTTGTATATCAACGTTCTGACGTTGGCCTTTGCCCAGGTACATCTAGCCCAACGGAGCGAATTTGCCCCTTTTCTCACCGCCGCCTATGCCCGGCGATTGACGCGCAATCCCTTGCCCTTGCAGTTGGTGAGTAACCCGCCGGTCACACCTTTACAACAGGCCCTCGCCCCCTGA
- the thiS gene encoding sulfur carrier protein ThiS translates to MDATATFWLNGESYPCRPHLSLAQVLQERGWQQKPVVIEYNGEILHRPFWSETLIQPGDRIEVVT, encoded by the coding sequence ATGGATGCGACCGCAACCTTCTGGCTCAACGGCGAAAGCTATCCATGCCGACCGCACCTGTCTCTGGCGCAGGTGTTACAGGAGCGGGGTTGGCAGCAAAAACCAGTGGTGATTGAGTACAACGGTGAAATTCTCCACCGGCCCTTCTGGTCAGAAACCCTGATCCAGCCCGGCGACCGCATCGAAGTTGTCACCA